A stretch of Nonomuraea africana DNA encodes these proteins:
- a CDS encoding amidohydrolase family protein, with protein MILDAHGHVGSWPDFLIPDPTADGLVSLMDKLGIDAMGISHLLGVGPDAAEGNRLAFEIAGRHPGRFGVWQVYNPHHRTPLVTEGVWGVKIHPDVHQCPLDDPRYEPVWELGLPVLAHGQTDSPWSDPALFAVVAGRHPEVPLLMGHTGLWPYGFARAARLVADHPNLYLETCGSKMTGRWIARLAELAGADRVLFGSDSCFLDLRVGYGRVALAPLGDADRALIQGGNLVRILGGLA; from the coding sequence GTGATCCTCGACGCGCACGGCCACGTCGGCTCATGGCCAGACTTCCTCATCCCCGACCCCACCGCCGACGGCCTGGTCAGCCTGATGGACAAGCTCGGCATCGACGCCATGGGCATCAGCCACCTGCTCGGCGTCGGCCCCGACGCGGCGGAGGGCAACCGCCTGGCCTTCGAGATCGCCGGCCGCCACCCCGGCAGGTTCGGCGTCTGGCAGGTCTACAACCCCCACCACCGCACCCCGCTCGTCACCGAGGGCGTGTGGGGCGTCAAGATCCACCCCGACGTGCACCAGTGCCCGCTCGACGACCCGCGCTACGAGCCGGTGTGGGAGCTCGGCCTGCCGGTCCTGGCCCACGGGCAGACCGACTCGCCGTGGAGCGACCCGGCCCTGTTCGCGGTCGTGGCGGGCCGCCATCCCGAGGTGCCGCTGCTCATGGGGCACACCGGGCTCTGGCCGTACGGCTTCGCCCGCGCCGCCCGCCTGGTGGCCGACCACCCGAACCTCTACCTGGAGACCTGCGGCTCGAAGATGACCGGCCGCTGGATCGCCCGCCTGGCCGAGCTGGCGGGCGCCGACCGGGTGCTGTTCGGCTCCGACTCCTGCTTCCTGGACCTGCGCGTCGGCTACGGCCGCGTCGCCCTGGCGCCGCTCGGAGACGCGGACAGGGCGCTCATCCAGGGCGGCAACCTCGTCCGCATCCTTGGAGGTCTCGCGTGA
- a CDS encoding PQQ-binding-like beta-propeller repeat protein: protein MKTLLPALAAVLATALLTAAPAQAATCEPSSVEKFGPASVTGAIVGASVHEGKGYLVTRGQKPPVLAEFDLATRKVVRSATLPDAPATGEPEGAWATVVSGGKVYAGTYPVPDLYSFDLATGEVKHLRSFGRNGGFIWSLAAAPDGTIYAGTYPDGRVWEYKPDTGAVRNFGVLAAGERYVRSVAADADTVYAGLLDKGKLVAINRQSGAVRELAQGPGGIGVVAEHGDRVLAVSGTTLIDVRKDGADARRVPTGSGSLDALVSTPDGTVYGTTRPDGAVHRYRTGDDALTRIADAPSPGDETRRLALTGAGTLVGFSGSGGMWTLDLPSARAEFTDLIEAGLPAGAERPQSMLLVPNRAVYIGGHFSMDVRDLRTGEHRRFRVPGEPKDLVRRGNKIYAAIYPSGEILSIDMRTDEVRSLGFLGHGQQRPWDLEYDPRTDKLLVATAPLGAKLDGALSIVDPDTGHKDVYEGVIPDQSLMSLSLDSAAGVVYLGGDVLGGGGTPPTKTSASVAAFDLNTRTVLWQVDPVPGHRTFQDIKVHDGLLYGVYKRNSGAWIALDLATKTIRHQGTLSGYGELTVHRGRVFASVFFGGGNAYVLGAEATRLATGLGDEWYTNPQLHFEPGSWTAWALSGRELARIGLDPTCPPS from the coding sequence GTGAAGACACTCCTCCCGGCGCTGGCCGCCGTACTGGCCACTGCGCTCTTAACCGCCGCCCCCGCCCAGGCGGCCACCTGCGAGCCCTCCAGCGTGGAGAAGTTCGGCCCCGCCTCCGTGACCGGCGCCATCGTCGGCGCCTCGGTCCACGAGGGCAAGGGCTACCTGGTGACCCGCGGCCAGAAGCCGCCCGTGCTCGCCGAGTTCGACCTGGCCACCCGCAAGGTGGTCAGGAGCGCCACGCTTCCCGACGCGCCCGCGACGGGCGAGCCCGAGGGCGCGTGGGCGACCGTGGTCTCGGGCGGCAAGGTCTACGCCGGCACCTACCCCGTCCCCGACCTCTACAGCTTCGACCTGGCCACCGGCGAGGTGAAGCATCTGCGCTCCTTCGGCAGGAACGGCGGCTTCATCTGGAGCCTGGCCGCCGCCCCCGACGGCACGATCTACGCCGGCACCTACCCCGACGGCCGGGTGTGGGAGTACAAGCCCGACACCGGCGCCGTGCGCAACTTCGGGGTGCTGGCGGCAGGCGAGCGCTACGTGAGGTCGGTCGCCGCCGACGCGGACACCGTCTACGCGGGCCTGCTCGACAAGGGCAAGCTCGTGGCGATCAACCGTCAGAGCGGGGCCGTGCGCGAGCTGGCCCAGGGACCCGGCGGCATCGGCGTGGTGGCCGAGCACGGCGACAGGGTCCTGGCCGTCAGCGGCACGACCCTGATCGACGTCCGCAAGGACGGCGCCGACGCCAGGCGCGTCCCGACGGGCTCGGGCAGCCTCGACGCGCTCGTCTCCACGCCCGACGGCACGGTCTACGGCACCACCCGCCCCGACGGCGCCGTCCACCGCTACCGCACCGGCGACGACGCGCTCACCAGGATCGCGGACGCGCCCTCGCCCGGCGACGAGACCAGACGCCTCGCGCTCACCGGCGCCGGCACGCTGGTGGGCTTCTCCGGCAGCGGCGGCATGTGGACGCTCGACCTGCCGAGCGCGAGAGCCGAGTTCACCGACCTGATCGAGGCGGGCCTGCCCGCCGGCGCCGAACGCCCGCAGAGCATGCTCCTGGTGCCCAACAGGGCCGTCTACATCGGCGGCCACTTCTCCATGGACGTGCGTGACCTGCGCACCGGCGAGCACCGCCGCTTCCGCGTCCCCGGCGAACCCAAGGACCTGGTACGGCGCGGCAACAAGATCTACGCCGCCATCTACCCCAGCGGTGAGATCCTCTCCATCGACATGAGGACCGACGAGGTCAGGAGCCTCGGCTTCCTCGGCCACGGCCAGCAGCGCCCGTGGGACCTCGAGTACGACCCGCGCACCGACAAACTCCTGGTCGCCACCGCCCCGCTGGGCGCCAAGCTCGACGGCGCCCTGTCGATCGTCGACCCCGACACCGGCCACAAGGACGTGTACGAGGGCGTCATCCCGGACCAGAGCCTGATGAGCCTCTCGCTCGACTCGGCCGCGGGCGTCGTCTACCTCGGCGGCGACGTGCTGGGCGGGGGCGGCACCCCGCCGACGAAGACCTCCGCCTCGGTGGCGGCCTTCGACCTGAACACCCGCACGGTGCTCTGGCAGGTCGATCCGGTGCCGGGTCACCGTACCTTCCAGGACATCAAGGTCCACGACGGCCTGCTCTACGGCGTCTACAAGCGCAACTCCGGCGCCTGGATCGCCCTCGACCTGGCCACGAAGACGATCAGGCACCAGGGCACGCTCTCGGGCTACGGCGAGCTGACCGTGCACAGGGGCAGGGTCTTCGCCTCCGTCTTCTTCGGCGGCGGCAACGCCTACGTGCTGGGCGCGGAGGCGACGCGCCTGGCCACGGGCCTGGGCGACGAGTGGTACACCAACCCCCAGCTGCACTTCGAGCCGGGCTCGTGGACCGCCTGGGCGCTGTCGGGCAGGGAGCTGGCCAGGATCGGTCTTGACCCCACGTGCCCACCGAGTTAG
- a CDS encoding amidohydrolase family protein, with amino-acid sequence MIVDVHAHWGPWFFTMDVAEANLATMDRYGIGVSIVSATEAVIYDAAAGNRALDGWLATTERHYGYVTVNPRRLAEAERDLDEYLPTGRFVGVKIHTDYTGSPVTSPQMRETLALVASRGVPALVHTWGATVLDLAQACLDTPGLRAIAGHMGADGHRHAVEAARACDRLWLEPCYSHAPAGRIAQVVAGVDPGRLLFGTDSTLIDPASAFGAVAAAGLSPDVAEMVAWRNAVQLFGLDITA; translated from the coding sequence ATGATCGTCGACGTGCACGCGCACTGGGGCCCATGGTTCTTCACCATGGACGTGGCCGAGGCCAACCTGGCCACCATGGACCGCTACGGCATCGGCGTGTCGATCGTGTCGGCCACCGAGGCGGTCATCTACGACGCCGCCGCCGGCAACAGGGCGCTGGACGGCTGGCTGGCCACGACCGAGCGCCACTACGGCTACGTCACGGTCAACCCGCGCAGGCTGGCCGAGGCCGAGCGGGACCTCGACGAGTACCTGCCCACCGGGCGCTTCGTCGGCGTCAAGATCCACACCGACTACACCGGCTCCCCCGTCACCTCGCCCCAGATGCGCGAGACCCTGGCGCTGGTGGCCTCGCGAGGCGTGCCCGCCCTCGTGCACACCTGGGGCGCCACGGTCCTGGACCTGGCCCAGGCCTGCCTCGACACCCCCGGCCTGCGCGCGATCGCGGGGCACATGGGCGCGGACGGCCACCGCCACGCCGTCGAGGCCGCGCGCGCCTGCGACAGGCTCTGGCTCGAGCCCTGCTACTCCCACGCGCCGGCGGGCCGGATCGCCCAGGTCGTGGCGGGGGTCGACCCGGGGAGGCTGCTGTTCGGCACCGACTCGACGCTCATCGACCCCGCCTCGGCCTTCGGCGCGGTCGCGGCGGCGGGCCTCTCCCCCGACGTCGCCGAGATGGTCGCGTGGCGTAATGCCGTCCAGCTCTTTGGCCTAGACATTACGGCCTAG
- a CDS encoding amidohydrolase family protein, whose protein sequence is MTAFDARGLIGELTVTLDVDVLVGAYADRDGPPGTPSSVLAALGAHGIRAGAVASLRAALFDQRSGNDEVLALQGVVPVGALDLRDPIGSVREMERLAALGVKAVRLFPDEQGVEAGFPSVRHVAKRAAALGLVVLTGGDVRRFWQPFSGLGAQVVFLDTHFYHLGDFLVVAADEPGFHTSTRLLNSPDALESVPADRLLYGSRTPHYEPLVPLLRLATSGLKPEEITAVAGGNARRLLG, encoded by the coding sequence GTGACGGCGTTCGACGCGCGTGGCTTGATCGGCGAGCTCACGGTGACACTTGACGTGGACGTGCTGGTGGGAGCCTATGCCGACAGGGACGGCCCGCCCGGCACGCCGTCGTCGGTGCTGGCCGCGCTGGGCGCGCACGGGATCAGGGCGGGGGCGGTGGCCTCGCTGCGGGCGGCCCTGTTCGACCAGCGCTCGGGCAACGACGAGGTGCTCGCGCTCCAGGGGGTCGTCCCCGTGGGCGCGCTCGACCTGCGCGACCCGATCGGCTCGGTGCGCGAGATGGAGCGCCTGGCCGCGCTCGGGGTGAAGGCGGTCAGGCTCTTCCCCGACGAGCAGGGCGTCGAGGCGGGCTTCCCCTCCGTGCGGCACGTGGCGAAGAGGGCGGCGGCGCTCGGCCTGGTGGTGCTCACCGGCGGGGACGTGCGGCGCTTCTGGCAGCCGTTCTCGGGGCTCGGGGCGCAGGTCGTCTTCCTGGACACGCACTTCTACCACCTGGGCGACTTCCTCGTCGTCGCCGCCGACGAGCCGGGCTTCCACACCTCGACGCGGCTGCTCAACTCGCCCGACGCGCTGGAGAGCGTCCCCGCCGACCGGCTGCTGTACGGCTCGCGCACCCCCCACTACGAACCGCTGGTCCCGCTGCTGCGGCTGGCGACCAGCGGGCTGAAGCCCGAAGAGATCACCGCCGTCGCGGGCGGCAACGCGAGGAGGCTGCTCGGATGA
- a CDS encoding carbohydrate ABC transporter permease: MTLTATRPAATTARTMTRPRRPRGKWWLFALLALMSLLTVAPFVAMIIVALSPRGKPTVPVQWPESLTLDNITQVLSASGFAQWTLNSLIYSAVSVVIILITASMAGYAFAKKRFPGRDAMLWTFLATMMVPFQATLIPVFVLISNLNGVDTFWGLIVPTLANSQAVFLMRQFILGLPDELFDAAKVDGASELRVYWTIVVPLTKPIMATLGVFVFLWHWNDFLWPLVLSQSDATRTLTVGLTILRTEELQWSMVMSSAAISAVPCLLVFFLLQRYLVNSIAMTGLK, translated from the coding sequence GTGACGCTCACCGCCACCCGCCCCGCCGCCACCACCGCCCGCACGATGACCAGGCCGCGTCGTCCGCGCGGCAAGTGGTGGCTGTTCGCGCTGCTCGCGCTGATGTCGCTGCTGACGGTCGCGCCGTTCGTCGCGATGATCATCGTGGCGCTCAGCCCCAGAGGCAAGCCCACGGTGCCGGTCCAGTGGCCCGAGTCGCTGACCCTCGACAACATCACGCAGGTGCTGTCGGCGTCCGGCTTCGCCCAGTGGACGCTCAACTCGCTGATCTACTCGGCGGTCTCCGTCGTCATCATCCTGATCACGGCCTCGATGGCCGGATACGCCTTCGCCAAGAAGCGCTTCCCCGGCCGCGACGCCATGCTCTGGACGTTCCTGGCGACGATGATGGTGCCGTTCCAGGCGACGCTGATCCCCGTCTTCGTGCTCATTTCGAACCTGAACGGCGTCGACACCTTCTGGGGCCTGATCGTGCCCACGCTGGCCAACTCGCAGGCCGTCTTCCTGATGCGCCAGTTCATCCTCGGACTGCCGGACGAGCTGTTCGACGCGGCCAAGGTGGACGGCGCCTCCGAGCTGCGGGTCTACTGGACGATCGTGGTGCCGCTGACCAAGCCGATCATGGCGACGCTGGGCGTGTTCGTCTTCCTGTGGCACTGGAACGACTTCCTGTGGCCGCTGGTGCTCTCCCAGAGCGACGCGACCAGGACGCTCACGGTCGGCCTGACGATCCTGCGCACCGAGGAACTGCAGTGGTCGATGGTGATGTCGTCGGCGGCGATCTCGGCCGTGCCGTGCCTGCTGGTCTTCTTCCTGCTGCAGCGCTACCTCGTCAACAGCATCGCGATGACCGGCCTCAAGTGA
- a CDS encoding DegT/DnrJ/EryC1/StrS family aminotransferase — MTLAIHGGAPVRTTPWPSWPPPMDDAQRKLVTDVLESGLWGATQGGGVVSDLTAAFAALSGVPYGVAVGNATLGLFAALRGLGVGPGDEVIVPAYTFVASATSVLLTGATPVIVDVDPVDLHLSTAAAEAAITSRTTAIMPVHLAGSPADMDPLNALAADYGLVVVEDAAQAHGATYHGRPIGGLGDAGVYSFQASKAMTAGEGGLIVCREESAYEAIWSVCNLGRKLGGQWYGHPTVGWNLRLTEIQAALLLPWLDRLDAELDRREAFCAALGRELALSGLPVTFVPQPPGTTRDSRHLLMLRFDAPVDRSFLLSAMAAEGVPLDAGYPPLGTMTALTEAGARAEPCPATQAASESVVWVRQSMLMDDPARASDIAEALAKVIRE; from the coding sequence GTGACCCTCGCCATCCACGGCGGCGCCCCCGTCCGCACCACCCCGTGGCCGTCCTGGCCGCCGCCCATGGACGACGCCCAGCGCAAGCTCGTCACCGACGTGCTGGAGAGCGGCCTCTGGGGCGCCACCCAGGGCGGCGGCGTGGTCTCCGACCTGACCGCCGCCTTCGCGGCGCTGTCCGGCGTGCCGTACGGCGTGGCGGTGGGCAACGCCACCCTCGGCCTCTTCGCCGCCCTGCGCGGCCTCGGCGTGGGCCCCGGCGACGAGGTGATCGTCCCCGCCTACACCTTCGTCGCCTCGGCCACCTCGGTCCTGCTCACCGGCGCCACCCCCGTCATCGTCGACGTCGACCCGGTGGACCTGCACCTCTCCACGGCGGCGGCGGAGGCGGCGATCACCTCGCGGACCACCGCCATCATGCCGGTCCACCTGGCGGGCAGCCCCGCCGACATGGACCCGCTCAACGCCCTGGCCGCCGACTACGGACTGGTCGTCGTCGAGGACGCCGCGCAGGCCCACGGCGCGACCTACCACGGCCGCCCCATCGGCGGGCTCGGAGACGCGGGCGTCTACAGCTTCCAGGCCAGCAAGGCGATGACGGCGGGGGAGGGCGGTCTGATCGTCTGCCGCGAGGAGTCGGCGTACGAGGCGATCTGGTCGGTCTGCAACCTCGGCCGCAAGCTCGGCGGCCAGTGGTACGGGCACCCCACGGTCGGCTGGAACCTGCGCCTCACCGAGATCCAGGCCGCCCTGTTGCTGCCCTGGCTCGACCGGCTCGACGCCGAACTCGACCGGCGTGAGGCCTTCTGCGCCGCCCTCGGACGCGAGCTGGCCCTGAGCGGGCTGCCGGTCACGTTCGTCCCGCAGCCGCCCGGCACCACCCGCGACTCCCGGCACCTGCTGATGCTCCGCTTCGACGCCCCCGTCGACCGGTCCTTCCTGCTGTCGGCGATGGCCGCCGAGGGCGTCCCGCTCGACGCCGGCTACCCGCCCCTCGGCACGATGACGGCGCTCACGGAGGCCGGCGCCCGCGCCGAGCCGTGCCCGGCCACCCAGGCGGCGTCGGAGAGCGTCGTCTGGGTCCGCCAGTCGATGCTCATGGACGACCCCGCCCGCGCGAGCGACATCGCCGAGGCCCTCGCGAAGGTCATTCGAGAGTGA
- a CDS encoding amidohydrolase family protein — protein MPKLIDAHRLIGPVPFDDLPEDPRPEMDRLGVERAYVTHTLSLYSDAHAGNQALFALDDPRLIPVPVVVPEAFAAIPEWPVAMVRLCPERHRFDLTGPVALRWLAAMDAIAAVDLEETSPAQLLALARHLPDLRVLLLNPGYRRLRAVAELMSEAPNIWLEIGTVNTQRAVEWLAERFGARRLVWGTGAPVLDDCGPRFLLDHLELSDKDIELIATGGDLL, from the coding sequence GTGCCGAAATTGATTGACGCGCACCGCCTGATCGGGCCCGTGCCCTTCGACGACCTGCCGGAGGACCCGCGGCCCGAGATGGACCGCCTGGGCGTCGAGCGGGCCTACGTGACCCACACGCTGAGCCTCTACTCCGACGCCCACGCGGGCAACCAGGCGCTCTTCGCGCTCGACGACCCCAGGCTGATCCCCGTCCCCGTCGTCGTCCCCGAGGCGTTCGCGGCGATCCCCGAGTGGCCGGTCGCGATGGTGCGGCTGTGCCCCGAACGGCACAGGTTCGACCTCACGGGACCCGTCGCGCTGCGCTGGCTGGCCGCCATGGACGCCATCGCCGCCGTCGACCTGGAGGAGACCTCCCCCGCCCAGCTGCTCGCGCTCGCCAGGCACCTGCCGGACCTGCGGGTGCTGCTGCTCAACCCCGGCTACCGCAGGCTGCGCGCGGTCGCCGAGCTGATGTCGGAGGCGCCGAACATCTGGCTGGAGATCGGCACCGTCAACACGCAGCGCGCGGTGGAGTGGCTGGCCGAGCGGTTCGGCGCCCGCCGGCTGGTGTGGGGCACGGGCGCGCCCGTCCTCGACGACTGCGGGCCCCGCTTCCTGCTCGACCACCTGGAGCTCTCCGACAAGGACATCGAGCTCATCGCCACGGGGGGCGACCTGCTGTGA
- a CDS encoding dihydrodipicolinate synthase family protein — MSTAIDPRAARLRDRLRGALVAAAATPMTRSGEVDLDLAESYFHRLVASGADALAVLAHTGRGPFLPTEVRRGLILRARATGVPVIVGVGGAGTTAPHPGGGSGRKEALSGGAADEGAGALERSMADEGAGVVERPLAEGSADVVERAVADARTAAELGADGVLLFPSPGDRVALHDAVWRAAELPMIAFDLYTSPCPPGVMREILGHPGVAGLKTALLSDAMGCQETIAMTREAGRLAITGEDRMFGPSLLWGAEAALVGIAAASVEATAAVMRAFDGDDLRAFEKASARLDRLAAATFTAPMEGYVQRMLWLAAAEGLIPESHAHDPFGPGLPEEDRERVLAAAS; from the coding sequence ATGAGCACGGCAATCGACCCGCGCGCCGCCCGGCTGCGCGACCGCCTGCGCGGCGCGCTGGTGGCGGCGGCGGCGACCCCGATGACCCGCTCGGGCGAGGTGGACCTCGACCTCGCCGAGAGCTACTTCCACCGGCTCGTGGCCTCGGGCGCCGACGCCCTCGCCGTGCTCGCGCACACCGGCAGGGGTCCCTTCCTGCCCACTGAGGTACGGCGCGGCCTGATCCTGCGCGCCAGGGCCACGGGCGTCCCCGTCATCGTGGGCGTCGGCGGCGCGGGGACTACTGCTCCGCACCCCGGCGGGGGCTCTGGGCGTAAGGAGGCGCTCTCCGGCGGAGCGGCGGACGAGGGTGCGGGTGCGCTCGAGCGGTCGATGGCGGATGAGGGTGCGGGTGTGGTCGAGCGGCCGCTGGCGGAGGGGAGCGCGGACGTGGTCGAGCGGGCCGTGGCCGACGCCCGGACGGCGGCCGAGCTCGGCGCCGACGGCGTGCTGCTGTTCCCCTCGCCGGGCGACCGCGTGGCCCTGCACGACGCGGTGTGGCGGGCCGCGGAACTGCCCATGATCGCCTTCGACCTGTACACCTCGCCGTGCCCGCCCGGCGTCATGCGGGAGATCCTCGGCCACCCCGGCGTGGCGGGGCTCAAGACCGCGCTGCTGTCGGACGCCATGGGCTGCCAGGAGACGATCGCCATGACCCGAGAGGCAGGCAGACTGGCCATCACGGGGGAGGACCGGATGTTCGGCCCCTCCCTGCTGTGGGGCGCCGAAGCGGCGCTCGTCGGCATCGCCGCGGCCTCGGTGGAGGCCACGGCGGCCGTCATGCGGGCCTTCGACGGCGACGACCTGAGAGCCTTCGAGAAGGCGTCGGCCCGGCTGGACCGGCTCGCCGCCGCCACGTTCACCGCGCCGATGGAGGGCTACGTGCAGCGCATGCTCTGGCTGGCCGCCGCCGAGGGCCTCATCCCCGAATCCCACGCCCACGACCCCTTCGGTCCAGGCCTTCCCGAGGAGGACCGCGAGAGGGTGCTCGCCGCGGCCTCCTGA
- a CDS encoding PQQ-binding-like beta-propeller repeat protein — translation MIPRRRFLQVAAAASAAAVTLPATPSLAVTHEPEGTLTDLGPASVASPLGNGEFVGNVLYMGSRGLKPNVVGAWDLAADKVTTHFEIPTGVGIWAMCKVGTDLYVGTHSRSDLYKIDTLTGTTTKLAEYPDHFIWTMASSPDGKIYMGMSEPGRVVEYDPATGVSRDLGQPVAGEPYVRSIQADATHVYAGIGTNAHLIAIDRKTGEKRDLLPAELADRDWVSSMSSSDTHVAGGVLSLAELVVVEKANPANYKIVKATAPGEKYVVAVLIHDGWVYFSGRPSGTLYRYHIATDKLEVLGVPFFEAGTGRILEHEGRIYGIQDPGVFVYDPATGKLDYFSHVQRGYRAAAEAPMSVHSDGEYVYVGGKSGADLHELATGKVTRLSIPGEPKTMITVKDTTYLGIYTQAALYSHRIGDPEAKLLFRTGHNQDRPRDLAYDRSTGLIIMPTQSEPGHPNGALDVYDPSSGKVDTYRPIVERQTVASVTALRGIAYLGTSTQEGLGSPPVTPTARLAAFDLRERKPLWEIEPLPGIASITGVKHTATAVYGLTNTGVLFEYDLRSRKVTRTLKVNNRGGDLVIAGFTAYTSDVDAVYRIDLVPFTSKKIVTGLASDWFGGGSKLNIDPSGRALYGIKGRNLVRIAISPWG, via the coding sequence ATGATCCCGCGTCGCCGTTTCCTCCAGGTAGCAGCCGCCGCGTCCGCCGCCGCTGTCACCCTCCCGGCCACCCCCTCCCTCGCCGTCACCCATGAGCCCGAAGGCACGCTCACCGACCTCGGACCCGCCAGCGTCGCCAGCCCGCTGGGCAACGGCGAGTTCGTCGGCAACGTGCTCTACATGGGCTCGCGCGGCCTGAAGCCCAACGTCGTGGGCGCGTGGGACCTCGCCGCCGACAAGGTCACGACCCACTTCGAGATCCCCACGGGCGTGGGCATCTGGGCGATGTGCAAGGTCGGCACCGACCTGTACGTCGGCACGCACTCGAGGTCCGACCTCTACAAGATCGACACGCTGACGGGCACGACGACCAAGCTCGCCGAGTACCCCGACCACTTCATCTGGACCATGGCCTCCTCGCCGGACGGCAAGATCTACATGGGGATGTCCGAGCCGGGCAGGGTCGTGGAGTACGACCCCGCCACGGGCGTCAGCCGCGACCTCGGCCAGCCCGTGGCGGGCGAGCCGTACGTGCGCAGCATCCAGGCCGACGCCACCCACGTCTACGCCGGCATCGGCACCAACGCCCACCTCATCGCGATCGACAGGAAGACCGGCGAGAAGCGCGACCTGCTGCCGGCCGAGCTGGCCGACCGCGACTGGGTGTCGAGCATGTCCAGCTCCGACACGCACGTCGCGGGCGGCGTGCTGTCGCTGGCCGAGCTGGTCGTGGTCGAGAAGGCGAACCCGGCCAACTACAAGATCGTCAAGGCGACGGCGCCCGGCGAGAAGTACGTCGTCGCGGTGCTGATCCACGACGGCTGGGTCTACTTCTCGGGACGCCCTTCCGGCACCCTGTACCGCTACCACATCGCCACCGACAAGCTCGAAGTGCTCGGCGTGCCGTTCTTCGAGGCGGGGACCGGCAGGATCCTGGAGCACGAAGGACGCATCTACGGCATCCAGGACCCCGGCGTCTTCGTCTACGACCCCGCCACCGGCAAGCTCGACTACTTCAGCCACGTGCAGCGCGGCTACCGCGCCGCCGCCGAGGCGCCCATGTCGGTGCACTCCGACGGCGAGTACGTCTACGTCGGCGGCAAGAGCGGCGCCGACCTGCACGAGCTGGCCACCGGCAAGGTCACCAGGCTGTCCATCCCCGGCGAGCCGAAGACCATGATCACCGTCAAGGACACCACCTACCTCGGCATCTACACCCAGGCGGCCCTGTACTCCCACCGCATCGGCGACCCCGAGGCCAAGCTGCTGTTCCGCACCGGGCACAACCAGGACCGCCCGCGCGACCTCGCCTACGACCGGAGCACCGGCCTGATCATCATGCCGACGCAGTCCGAGCCGGGGCATCCCAACGGCGCCCTCGACGTCTACGACCCGAGCAGCGGCAAGGTCGACACCTACCGCCCGATCGTGGAACGCCAGACCGTCGCCTCCGTGACGGCGCTGCGGGGCATCGCCTACCTCGGCACCAGCACCCAGGAGGGCCTCGGCTCTCCACCGGTGACGCCGACCGCCCGGCTGGCCGCCTTCGACCTGCGCGAGCGCAAGCCGCTGTGGGAGATCGAGCCGCTTCCGGGGATCGCCTCGATCACCGGCGTGAAGCACACGGCCACGGCGGTGTACGGGCTGACGAACACGGGCGTGCTGTTCGAGTACGACCTGCGGTCGCGCAAGGTGACGCGGACGCTCAAGGTCAACAACAGGGGCGGGGACCTGGTGATCGCCGGGTTCACGGCCTACACCAGCGACGTGGACGCGGTGTACCGGATCGACCTGGTGCCCTTCACGTCCAAGAAGATCGTGACGGGGCTGGCCAGCGACTGGTTCGGCGGCGGCTCCAAGCTGAACATCGACCCGTCGGGGCGGGCGCTGTACGGCATCAAGGGCCGCAACCTGGTCCGCATCGCCATCTCACCCTGGGGTTAA